The following proteins come from a genomic window of Balearica regulorum gibbericeps isolate bBalReg1 chromosome 19, bBalReg1.pri, whole genome shotgun sequence:
- the DUSP14 gene encoding dual specificity protein phosphatase 14, translating to MTSRSHNSLPRTLMAPRMLSEGALGGIAQITPSLYLSRGSVASNRHLLLSRGITCIINATIEIPNFNWPQFEYVKVPLADMPNAPISLYFDSVADKINSVARKHGATLVHCAAGVSRSATLCIAYLMKYHKVSLFEAYNWVKSRRPVIRPNVGFWRQLIDYERKLFGKTTVKMVQTPYGIIPDVYERERRPLMPYWGI from the coding sequence ATGACCTCCAGAAGCCACAACTCCTTACCGAGAACTCTGATGGCTCCACGAATGCTTTCCGAAGGTGCCCTCGGGGGCATCGCCCAGATCACCCCCTCGCTGTACCTGAGCCGGGGCAGCGTCGCCTCCAACCGGCACCTGCTCCTCTCCCGGGGAATCACCTGCATAATCAATGCGACCATCGAGATCCCCAATTTTAACTGGCCCCAGTTTGAATACGTGAAAGTGCCTTTGGCTGACATGCCCAACGCCCCCATCTCCCTGTACTTCGACAGCGTCGCCGACAAGATAAACAGCGTGGCGCGGAAGCACGGGGCCACCTTAGTCCATTGTGCCGCCGGCGTGAGCAGGTCGGCCACCCTCTGCATCGCCTACCTGATGAAGTACCACAAGGTATCCCTCTTCGAGGCATACAACTGGGTCAAATCGAGACGCCCCGTTATACGCCCCAACGTGGGCTTCTGGAGGCAACTGATAGACTACGAGAGGAAGCTGTTTGGGAAGACGACGGTTAAAATGGTACAGACACCATATGGCATCATCCCAGACGTTtatgagagagagaggagaccCCTGATGCCTTACTGGGGAATTTAA